From the genome of Sphingobacterium sp. UGAL515B_05:
GGTGAACCGGCAGGATTTTATAACGTGGTGACGAAGAAACCTACAGGAAATACCAAGGGTTCTGTAACGCTTAATACAGGTAGTTTTGATTTGTATCGCGGGACTATCGATTTGGACGGTCGGATTACCAAAAGCAATAAATTGATTTATCGTCTGAATGTAGCAGGCCAGAAAAAAAAGTTCTTCACCAAATACAATAATAGTAATCGTCTTGTCATCGCTCCGGTATTGACTTATAATATTGATTCGCTAACGGCTATTACCGCGGAGTATACCTTTCAAGGGTCCTCTTATCTGACTAATGGAAACTATACGTTTTCTCCAAAAGGTTTTGCAGATCCGGGTATTGCAAATGATTTCTTTTATGGTGACCCAGGCATGAAACCCGGGAAATTGAGAGATCACAGTGCTTATTTGTATTTTGATCGAAAATTGAGTCAAAAGTGGAAATTCCATGCGCAAGCAGCTTACTTTAATTTTAATATGAAGGCGACCAGTACCTGGTTGAATTATATGACCGTAGAAGGTAATATGCCTAGAAATTATAGCACTGCGGACGAATTAGGCGAAAATAAATTTGGTCAGTTCTCGTTTAATGGTGAAGAAAGGACAGGCAATATAAGACACCGGATTTTAGCGGGTGTTGATTATGGGAATAAGAAATTCTGGGGGGATTTTAGTTCACTGTTGCCCGTCATTCCGGGAGAGCCCTTGAACGTTTACAATCCTATTTATGGGATTCCCGAAAATGTTTTTCCAGAAGTAGATCGCACTTTAAGCATTAAAGAACGTGCCAAAAGTCAGTCATACATAACAAGCTCATCGTATACGTCTGTATATGCACATGATGAAATGGCATTCTTGGAGGATCGATTGAAATTATCGTTGGGATTACGTTTTACTTCATCAAATGTCGTTTCAAAGACAAATGGTGACCCTGCAAAAGATAAAGTATGGAGTCCTAGGGTGGGGTTGAATTATTTGATAAACTCTTCTATGAGCGTTTATGGCCTCTTCGATCAGTCATTTGTGCCTATTTCTGGAACAGATTGGCAGGGTAATGCCTTCAAGCCAATTCGTGGTAATAGTCTCGAAGCAGGTGTTAAGAAGGAATGGGCTGGGGGAAAATGGATATCGACCTTGAGCGCGTATCAAATCAAACGTAAAAATGCATCAGTTGAGGATTCTGAACATCCAAACCCTAATGGTGGTTTCTATTCAAAGCAGCTTGGCGAAACAACTACTAAGGGGATAGAGTTCGATATTACCGGTGAAATTGTCAAGGGATTGAATGTTAACGCAAACTATGCGTTGACTGATTCTAAGATTTCAAAAGATACAAAGGAAACAAATATTGGCAACATTACGCCAAACACAGCCAAGCACACTGCGAATGCCTGGGTAATTTATCGCTTACAACAAGGTTTATTAAAAGGTGTAGGTTTTACCGGAAGTGTTCAAGGGATGTTCGATCGGGCAATTGGAACAACAAAAGAGAGTAACTTTAAGAATTATCTGCGAACTGATGGTGGTATTAGTTATCAACGGAGTAGATATAATATTTCTTTGATGGTTAATAATGTGTTGGACAACCGCAAATTGCTGACTGCTGGATCGATCTCCAAAGCAAGCGCGGCAGTTCAGAAGCTCGGTGGTGTGGATTATTACACCTATATCGTCGAAGCCAGACGTAATTTCCGTATGGGGGTTACCTATAAGTTTTAAATAAACGATCTCGATAAATTATAGAACTGATGTATAGTACATTACTAGTCGTTATCCTCTTTGGAGTATACCTTTTTTACAACACGAGCAAAAAGGTGAAATTTGGCCCTAGG
Proteins encoded in this window:
- a CDS encoding TonB-dependent receptor translates to MNQTLSFLAIPVISSFFSVAQAQTNKIIEGILINEKSEPITGATVKLTNTGVTTSTDSEGHFAFYKLSSKTYHIEIKAIGYSKHTMEVNVKDETTNLGPIILKDQSQAIDEVAVYGKYYEHYKFDSISGSLRLKTPILELPQNIQVISSDLMADQQVFDIVDGITRNISGATRQGHWDNQYANIRMRGSKIPAFRNGMNIEASWGPTAEDASMIERIEFVKGPAGFMLANGEPAGFYNVVTKKPTGNTKGSVTLNTGSFDLYRGTIDLDGRITKSNKLIYRLNVAGQKKKFFTKYNNSNRLVIAPVLTYNIDSLTAITAEYTFQGSSYLTNGNYTFSPKGFADPGIANDFFYGDPGMKPGKLRDHSAYLYFDRKLSQKWKFHAQAAYFNFNMKATSTWLNYMTVEGNMPRNYSTADELGENKFGQFSFNGEERTGNIRHRILAGVDYGNKKFWGDFSSLLPVIPGEPLNVYNPIYGIPENVFPEVDRTLSIKERAKSQSYITSSSYTSVYAHDEMAFLEDRLKLSLGLRFTSSNVVSKTNGDPAKDKVWSPRVGLNYLINSSMSVYGLFDQSFVPISGTDWQGNAFKPIRGNSLEAGVKKEWAGGKWISTLSAYQIKRKNASVEDSEHPNPNGGFYSKQLGETTTKGIEFDITGEIVKGLNVNANYALTDSKISKDTKETNIGNITPNTAKHTANAWVIYRLQQGLLKGVGFTGSVQGMFDRAIGTTKESNFKNYLRTDGGISYQRSRYNISLMVNNVLDNRKLLTAGSISKASAAVQKLGGVDYYTYIVEARRNFRMGVTYKF